A window of Exiguobacterium sp. Helios genomic DNA:
TCCAAGTTCAAGTGCCAACTGTCTCCGGATCATGACGACCCGGTCGAGTAAATCCCCACCTTGTGCTTCATCTGCGAGCGGGATCAAACCATAGCCAAATTCAAACTCAATTGTATCGACGTTCAAGAGGGAAATGACCGATTCGCTAGATCGCAGATTTTCAGTTGGTGCTTCTTCGACAGCCACTTCTTCTTGTGCTGCTTTTGACGTTCGTGTCAATCGCCAAGCGAAGAAAGCCGCTGCAGCCGCGACAGGAATCGTCACGTAATCGGGAATTGCTGTAAAGAGTCCTAGCAGGAAGATTGCACCGGCTCCAATCATGACGAGGAGCGGTGTCCGTGAGAGCTGACCGATGATGTCTTCTCCTAAGTTACCGTCAGAAGTCGAGCGGGTAACGATGATTCCGGTTGCAACAGAAATCAATAAGGCCGGGATTTGACTGACAAGACCGTCACCGACGGTTAACAGCGTATACAGCTTGACAGATTCCCCCATTGGTAACCCTTGTTGCACGACACCGATGATCATTCCGAAAATCAAGTTGATGATGACGATGATGATTCCGGCAATCGCGTCTCCTTTGACGAATTTCGAAGCTCCATCCATTGCTCCGTAAAAATCGGCTTCCGATTGAATTTTTTGGCGGCGTGTCCGGGCCTGTAATTCGTCAATCATACCGGAATTCAAATCGGCATCAATCGCCATCTGTTTTCCGGGCATGGCATCAAGCGTAAAACGGGCCGACACTTCCGATACCCGCTCTGATCCTTTCGTGATGACCAAAAACTGAATCAATACGAGAATCAAGAAGACGACGAATCCAACCAGGGCGTTTCCGCCGACAACGAAACTACCAAATGCTTCAATGACTTCTCCACCGTTCCCGTTCGAGAGAATCGCACGGGTCGTCGAGACGTTCAATGCCAATCGGAACAAAGTCACAATCAGTAAGAGTGTCGGGAAAACGGAAAATTCCAATGCTTCTTTCGCGTTCATTGCGACAAGTAAGACCATTAAGGCAATTAAAATATTGATGATAATGAGAAAATCGAGTAAAAATCCTGGCAGTGGAATGACGAGCATGAAGACAATCATAATGACGCCTAGCAGGACAGATAAATCTCGTGTTGAAATAGTCATGATGCTTCATCCTTTCATTTCGCTTGTTTCATTTGATAGACAAAGGCGAGTGTTTCAGCGAGTGCCTGATAAAATGATTCATCCACTGCCATTCCTATTTCTGATTTTGCGAATAATGCTCGTGCGAGCGGTCTATTTTCAATAATCGGGATCTCAGCTGCTGTCGCCTTCTCCCGAATCCGGAATGCGACAGCATCCACTCCCTTGGCGACGACAATGGGTGCGGCATGTTTGCCGTCATCATATTGAATCGCTACGGCGTAATGGGTCGGGTTCGTAATGACAACATCGGCATTCGGTATTTCTTGCATCATCCGCCGCATCGCCATCTCCCGTTGTTGCTGTTTAATTTTCCCTTTGATTTGCGGGTCACCTTCCGTATTCTTATGCTCATCCTTTAAGTCTTGTTTACTCATCCGAATCGACTTTTCAAAATCAAATTTTTGATATGCAAAATCTAGTACAGCAAGGACAATCAACGCAATACTGACCGAAATCCCTAACAGGAACGTCAGATGACCGATAATCGCCAAGGCGTCACCAATCGGTTCTGACGTCAAACGTGAAATTTCTACTTTGTTATTCCATAAGACAGTTCCGCTCGTCACACCGATGACAAGTAATTTAAAAACAGATTTTAAGAATTCAATTAATGCTTTCATGCTGACGATTCGTTTGACGCCTTGCAACGGATTGATCCGGTCGAGTTTCGGTTGAATCGATTCGGTGCTAAGCAATGCTCCGATTTGTACAAAATTCCCTAAAATGCCGATGACGACAGCCGTCAGAAAGAATGGTGCAACAAGAATACTCATTTGGACCAGCATTTCAATCATGACTTCCTGGACGCGTCCTTCTTCGACAGCGACTAAAACCGTTTGGGCGCTCAGCCCATCTTCTAATACCATGACGAACCGTTTCCCTAAAAACGGACCAAAGAAAAATAGAATCAAGAACATTCCGAACAACATCAAACTGCTCGTTAAATCAGCCGACTTTGCGACCTGACCTTTTTTCCGAGAGTCATCACGTTTTCGGGGTGATGCCTTTTCCGTCTTTTCGCCCGCAAAATACTGGAGGTCAAGCGTTAATGTGTATTTTTTCATCTCAACCTCCTAGTAATTGAATCGCATCGGACAGTACGTTTTGTAATAAGGGAACAAATCGGGAAATCCCGGTAATGGTCGCTCCGGCGAGTAAAAACAAAATCGCATAACCCATCAATAACTTGACGGAAAATCCAATCGCAAAAATATTGAACTGGGGTGCGGTTTTCGCTAAAAAACCAAGCGCCAAATCGACTAAAAACAAGGCAACCACAAGTGGCATCGCCATTTGAAGAGCCGTGAGCATCGCGAGCCCGACGACACGAACGACTAAGCTCATGCCGGCTTCTCCGGAAACGTTAATCGCACTGCCGGGCGGAAAGATTTTAAAACTCGTATAGATGCCATCCAGTAAAATCAAATGCATATCTGACGCCAGCAGCACGAGCAGTGTCAACATGTAAAAAAATCGACCGACGATCGGCGATTGACCACCAAACATCGGATCATATGCGGAAGCCATCGCCAGCCCCATCTGTAAATCAATGATTGATCCGGCCATTTGTGGCGCATACAGTAAAAAACTGGCGAGCAAACCGAGGGCGAGCCCAATGATGACTTCTGTTCCCATTCGAAAAAAGAAATCGATGTCATCGACTTGAACCGTTGTCTTGACCGCGTAACTGGCAAAATAGGCAAGTCCTGCAGCAATTGCCAACTTATGCTGAGCGGGTAACTGCTTCGATGAAAACAAAGGAGCAGCCACTAAAAATCCAACAAGTCGGCCAAATACAAGTAAAAAAACACTGACAAAGGACAGTAACGTCATTTTCGCGAAACCTCGGCAATCTGTTTGAAGATTTCAATCGTAAACGTTTTGAGTTCTTCCATGATCCATGGTCCAAAAAAGACGAGTGCTAAAAAAACGGCAACAATCTTCGGAACAAACGATAAGGTCTGCTCTTGAATTTGAGTCGTCGCCTGCAAGATGCTGACGAGAAGTCCAACGACGAGTGAGACGAGCAAGAGCGGAGCTGACACCTTTAACAAGGTCCAGACGGCCGAACTGGCTAATTGAATAATCATTTCCTGCGTCATGTCGTCCCTCCCTATCGCATGCTGACGAGTAGTGATTCGACAATCAAATGCCAACCATCTACTAAAATGAACAATAATAATTTAAACGGTAAGGCAATCATGACCGGTGGTAACATCATCATCCCCATCGACATCAAGACACTCGAAACGACCATATCGATGACGAGGAACGGAATGAAAATCATAAATCCGATTTGAAACGCCGTCTTTAACTCACTGATGGCATAGGCCGGTACTAACGCGACGAGCGGAATATCTTCCACCTTCTCGGGCTTCTCGTAATTGCCATACTTCAAAAACAGTTCTAAGTCATTGCTCCGCGTGTATTGAGACATAAAACGTTTCATCGTTCCTCCGGCTTGATCAAAGGCTTCCTCTTGACTGATTTTGTCGTCCATGTACGGTTGTAATGCCGTCGTGTTCAATTCTGTTAAAATAGGTGCCATAACGAACAATGTGATGAATAACGCCAGTCCGACGAGCAGTTGGTTAGGCGGTGTTTGTTGTGTTCCTAAAGCAGAACGAACAAAGGATAAGACGACGATGACGCGTGTGAAACAAGTCATCAAAATCAGTAACGACGGTGCTAATGATAAAAGCGTAAGTAAGACCAGTAATTTGATGGAAGTCGCCGTCCCGGACGGCGTATCCAAGGAAAT
This region includes:
- the flhA gene encoding flagellar biosynthesis protein FlhA — its product is MTISTRDLSVLLGVIMIVFMLVIPLPGFLLDFLIIINILIALMVLLVAMNAKEALEFSVFPTLLLIVTLFRLALNVSTTRAILSNGNGGEVIEAFGSFVVGGNALVGFVVFLILVLIQFLVITKGSERVSEVSARFTLDAMPGKQMAIDADLNSGMIDELQARTRRQKIQSEADFYGAMDGASKFVKGDAIAGIIIVIINLIFGMIIGVVQQGLPMGESVKLYTLLTVGDGLVSQIPALLISVATGIIVTRSTSDGNLGEDIIGQLSRTPLLVMIGAGAIFLLGLFTAIPDYVTIPVAAAAAFFAWRLTRTSKAAQEEVAVEEAPTENLRSSESVISLLNVDTIEFEFGYGLIPLADEAQGGDLLDRVVMIRRQLALELGFVLPTVRIRDHLQLPPNHYRIKIRGSEMATGELLLDHYLAMSPGVDDPEIQGIETVEPAFGMPALWIDERTRSRAEMSGYTVVDPPSVVATHLTELLKKHAADLLGREETKQLVDHLKESHPILVDEVTPQLLSIGELQKVFVQLLKEKISIRNLPLIFETLADYAAVTKDSDLLAEYVRQALARQITEQVLQGDVLHVVTVSSELEMEIQSAIQKTEFGNYLALDPDKATRFIESLNELTAEFERYGAQPIVLASPSIRMFVRQLTERYFPDVPVLSYNELIPTIEVKSIGVI
- the fliQ gene encoding flagellar biosynthesis protein FliQ — protein: MTQEMIIQLASSAVWTLLKVSAPLLLVSLVVGLLVSILQATTQIQEQTLSFVPKIVAVFLALVFFGPWIMEELKTFTIEIFKQIAEVSRK
- the fliR gene encoding flagellar biosynthetic protein FliR, with the translated sequence MTLLSFVSVFLLVFGRLVGFLVAAPLFSSKQLPAQHKLAIAAGLAYFASYAVKTTVQVDDIDFFFRMGTEVIIGLALGLLASFLLYAPQMAGSIIDLQMGLAMASAYDPMFGGQSPIVGRFFYMLTLLVLLASDMHLILLDGIYTSFKIFPPGSAINVSGEAGMSLVVRVVGLAMLTALQMAMPLVVALFLVDLALGFLAKTAPQFNIFAIGFSVKLLMGYAILFLLAGATITGISRFVPLLQNVLSDAIQLLGG
- the fliP gene encoding flagellar type III secretion system pore protein FliP (The bacterial flagellar biogenesis protein FliP forms a type III secretion system (T3SS)-type pore required for flagellar assembly.), with the translated sequence MTTIENLISLDTPSGTATSIKLLVLLTLLSLAPSLLILMTCFTRVIVVLSFVRSALGTQQTPPNQLLVGLALFITLFVMAPILTELNTTALQPYMDDKISQEEAFDQAGGTMKRFMSQYTRSNDLELFLKYGNYEKPEKVEDIPLVALVPAYAISELKTAFQIGFMIFIPFLVIDMVVSSVLMSMGMMMLPPVMIALPFKLLLFILVDGWHLIVESLLVSMR
- the flhB gene encoding flagellar biosynthesis protein FlhB, translating into MKKYTLTLDLQYFAGEKTEKASPRKRDDSRKKGQVAKSADLTSSLMLFGMFLILFFFGPFLGKRFVMVLEDGLSAQTVLVAVEEGRVQEVMIEMLVQMSILVAPFFLTAVVIGILGNFVQIGALLSTESIQPKLDRINPLQGVKRIVSMKALIEFLKSVFKLLVIGVTSGTVLWNNKVEISRLTSEPIGDALAIIGHLTFLLGISVSIALIVLAVLDFAYQKFDFEKSIRMSKQDLKDEHKNTEGDPQIKGKIKQQQREMAMRRMMQEIPNADVVITNPTHYAVAIQYDDGKHAAPIVVAKGVDAVAFRIREKATAAEIPIIENRPLARALFAKSEIGMAVDESFYQALAETLAFVYQMKQAK